The following proteins come from a genomic window of Oncorhynchus kisutch isolate 150728-3 unplaced genomic scaffold, Okis_V2 Okis06b-Okis10b_hom, whole genome shotgun sequence:
- the LOC116359855 gene encoding extensin-like, whose protein sequence is MKTPPRHTPPITHLESTTPHHTPPSPTWRVRPPVTLLNHPPGEYDPPSHSSITHLESTTPCHTPPSPTWRVRPPVTLLHHPPGEYDPSSHSSITHLESTTPRHTPPSPTWRVRPPVTLLHHPPGEYDPPGLTPPSPTWRVRHHVTLLHHPPGEYNTMSHSSITHLESTTPCHTPPSPTWRVQHHVTLLHHPPGEYDPPSHFPITHLESTTPPPRHTPPSPTWRVRPPITLPHHPPGEYDPPSHSSITHLESTTPRHTPPSPTWRVQHHVTLLHHPPEEYDPPSHSSITHLESTTPCHTPPSPTWRVQHHVTLLHHPPGEYDPPSHSSITHLKSTTPRHTPP, encoded by the coding sequence ATGAAGACCCCCCCCCGTCACACTCCCCCCATCACCCACCTGGAGAGTACGACCCCCCATCACACTCCTCCATCACCCACCTGGAGAGTACGACCCCCCGTCACACTCCTAAATCACCCACCTGGAGAGTACGACCCCCCGTCACACTCCTCCATCACCCACCTGGAGAGTACGACACCATGTCACACTCCTCCATCACCCACCTGGAGAGTACGACCCCCCGTCACACTCCTCCATCACCCACCTGGAGAGTACGACCCCTCGTCACACTCCTCCATCACCCACCTGGAGAGTACGACCCCCCGTCACACTCCTCCATCACCCACCTGGAGAGTACGACCGCCCGTCACACTCCTCCATCACCCACCTGGAGAGTACGACCCCCCGGGTCTCACTCCTCCATCACCCACCTGGAGAGTACGACACCATGTCACACTCCTCCATCACCCACCTGGAGAGTACAACACCATGTCACACTCCTCCATCACCCACCTGGAGAGTACAACACCATGTCACACTCCTCCATCACCCACCTGGAGAGTACAACACCATGTCACACTCCTCCATCACCCACCTGGAGAGTACGACCCCCCATCACACTTCCCCATCACCCACCTGGAGagtacgaccccccccccccgtcacacTCCTCCATCACCCACCTGGAGAGTACGACCCCCCATCACACTTCCCCATCACCCACCTGGAGAGTACGACCCCCCATCACACTCCTCCATCACCCACCTGGAGAGTACGACCCCCCGTCACACTCCTCCATCACCCACCTGGAGAGTACAACACCATGTCACACTCCTCCATCACCCACCTGAAGAGTACGACCCCCCGTCACACTCCTCCATCACCCACCTGGAGAGTACGACACCATGTCACACTCCTCCATCACCCACCTGGAGAGTACAACACCATGTCACACTCCTCCATCACCCACCTGGAGAGTACGACCCCCCGTCACACTCCTCCATCACCCACCTGAAGAGTACGACCCCCCGTCACACTCCTCCATAA